From one Colletotrichum destructivum chromosome 3, complete sequence genomic stretch:
- a CDS encoding Putative SH3 domain-containing protein, with the protein MSSAPFRVKALFEYSSPHEDDLQFPAGVIITVTDEEDADWYSGEYVDDAGAKHQGIFPRNFVEKIEPQAPPRPTRTRPKKDPELTSPVSDAPAPVSQLDPRPVQEPHRDVERTEPKAPAALPASPESPAAPEPEPAKAPEPIHDPTPVASAPASKSSEPPAATSPPIAKSSPAPAAKPGPPPKPSSNAFKDRIAAFNKASAAPIAPFKPSGLAQGSYHIKKPFVAPPPSRNAYVPPPSQAPVAKVYRRDEDPEILEREAENQESAERAGMAPGGAAGDEGEDTPKPTSLKERIALLQRQQQEQAQRHADAAAKKEKTKRPPPKKRTDSQEASEDVGPAASATAADTPVATPEIDADEAAGRSSVDSPRVPSAPRRKSSRGPAAEAYHDGNEADMSGAGDTEGPEDLTERDDSDAGPRPVPRPQVASPVEQRREDDQIEEDAEDAEEEDDDDIDPEVRRKEELRARMAKMSGGMGMHGMFGIPMGAPAIPKKKKTADRPVEVSPTDERDEEATSPVSRVPVPGMMALPGMGAPRRQEEQAAADEPEPPTSPRAPPPPPRTVEGDNADDEPLASPPPNLSAREPSGAPPVPGTRPAPPPVPAESRPPPVPPTSGLKSPSEGSESDDELSGGAQDTPRAEEARAPPPLPPVATSVRSAPPIPGSEFSPISPTSSTNKRMSRVPPPIPGAAPPIPTAQSRPPPPPPPGGPLSRQSTQDMHIASPISPPVRPPPQGEDDDEVTEYEGDYDTDIASSVPHKDALKSHARDSSLDDNTPVRSPISDAPPTLPPPIPTGPPPRAAPPPVPMQAPPSEKRRSVDVPRAAPPPPPSARDDDEYDPYNYSSPKVPFSQRTPKIEEEGYFHQDTPPLPSPSLTRAPPPAPPPAPPGGRARQSLDVSRASMSQRRSMDAHRPSVSAESGFIANDIDLAKQSGWWRQDKTVPPVFQGRRDLYYETDDSTSGSHVTRTIYVLFQDYSQTIITVEYDQNSAADVMLDQRHDPPPRALRQDELEQSYERFGRPISEAVTSKKETVVGDGTPQGLVQELLKPFNDALAPIGSRAYGALVYSNMANASTQQNDQIRPGDIISIRNARFQGKHGPMHAKYSMEVGKPDHVAVVSEWDGTKKKVRAWEQGRESKKVKVESFKLDDLRSGEVKIWRVMPRSWVGWNSPSS; encoded by the exons ATGTCCTCCGCCCCCTTCAGGGTCAAGGCCCTGTTCGAATACTCGTCGCCCCACGAGGATGACCTTCAATTccccgccggcgtcatcatcaccgtcaccgacgaggaggacgccgactGGTACAGCGGCGAGTACGTCGACGACGCAGGCGCCAAGCACCAGGGCATCTTCCCTCGCAACTTTGTCGAAAAGATCGAACCTCAGGCCCCGCCTCGCCCGACGAGAACCCGCCCCAAAAAGGATCCCGAGCTCACATCCCCCGTGTCGGATGCGCCCGCCCCGGTTTCTCAACTCGATCCCCGGCCCGTTCAAGAACCTCACCGCGATGTCGAGCGCACCGAGCCCAAGGCGCCAGCTGCCCTTCCCGCCTCCCCTGAATCACCCGCAGctcccgagcccgagcccgcgAAGGCACCTGAGCCCATTCACGATCCCACCCCGGTAGCTTCGGCTCCAGCCAGCAAGTCCAGCGAGCCCCCCGCAGCGACGTCGCCCCCCATTGCCAAATCATCGCCTGCCCCTGCTGCGAAGCCCGGCCCACCGCCCAAGCCCTCCAGCAACGCCTTCAAAGATCGCATTGCTGCTTTCAAcaaggcctcggccgccccgATTGCCCCCTTTAAGCCCAGCGGCCTGGCTCAGGGCTCCTACCACATCAAGAAGCCCTTTGTGGCCCCGCCTCCCAGCCGTAATGCATATGTGCCCCCGCCCTCCCAGGCCCCGGTGGCCAAGGTCTATCGCAGAGACGAAGACCCCGAGATCCTGGAAAGAGAGGCCGAGAACCAAGAGAGCGCAGAGAGGGCCGGTATGGCCCCGGGGGGGGCTGctggcgacgagggcgaagatACCCCGAAGCCCACCAGTCTTAAGGAGCGCATCGCCCTTCTgcagaggcagcagcaggagcaagCCCAGCGCCATGCAGATGCCGCCgcgaagaaggaaaagacaAAGCGCCCTCCGCCCAAGAAGCGCACCGACAGCCAGGAAGCCTCCGAGGACGTCGgccctgctgcttctgctactgctgctgatACTCCCGTCGCTACGCCCGagatcgacgccgacgaggcagCGGGCAGGAGCTCGGTGGATTCCCCGCGCGTGCCGTCCGCGCCCCGTCGCAAGTCCTCTCGGGGTCCTGCTGCTGAGGCTTATCACGATGGAAACGAGGCTGACATGTCTGGTGCTGGTGACACCGAGGGGCCTGAGGATCTCACGGAACGCGACGACAGCGATGCGGGCCCGCGTCCTGTTCCCCGACCCCAAGTTGCATCCCCCGTCGAGCAAAGAAGGGAAGATGACCAAATTGaagaggatgccgaggatgcagaggaggaggacgacgacgacattgaCCCCGAGGTCCGCCGAAAGGAGGAGCTTCGAGCTAGAATGGCCAAAATGAGTGGTGGTATGGGTATGCACGGCATGTTTGGAATCCCAATGGGTGCCCCAGCCATtccgaagaagaagaagacggccgaccGTCCGGTCGAGGTCTCGCCGACGGACGAACGTGATGAGGAAGCGACGTCACCCGTTAGCCGTGTCCCTGTTCCGGGCATGATGGCCTTGCCGGGCATGGGCGCACCCCGACGTCAAGAGGAgcaggctgccgccgacgaaccTGAGCCTCCAACAtcgccaagggcgccgcctccccctccgcGAACGGTCGAGGGAGACAatgccgacgatgagccACTCGCGAGCCCTCCTCCCAATC TTTCTGCCCGTGAGCCTTCTGGCGCTCCTCCCGTCCCCGGGACCCGGCCTGCACCGCCGCCCGTACCTGCTGAAT CTCGACCCCCTCCTGTCCCTCCTACCTCTGGACTCAAGTCACCTAGTGAAGGCTCCGAATCCGACGATGAGCTGTCAGGCGGCGCTCAGGACACCCCCAGGGCCGAAGAAGcgcgcgcgccgccgccgctaccaCCGGTTGCAACATCGGTTCGCTCGGCCCCTCCTATCCCTGGCTCTGAGTTTTCCCCGATTTCACCTACCAGCTCTACGAACAAGCGTATGAGCAGGGTGCCACCCCCTATTCCTGGAGCTGCTCCTCCAATTCCTACAGCTCAGTCGCgaccaccccctcccccgccccccggGGGACCCTTGAGCCGTCAGTCTACCCAGGATATGCACATCGCTTCACCCATCTCCCCTCCCGTCAGACCACCGCCGCAgggtgaggatgatgacgaggtgACCGAGTACGAGGGCGACTACGACACCGACATTGCGTCGTCGGTTCCCCACAAGGACGCACTCAAGTCTCACGCGCGAGACTCCAGCCTTGACGACAACACACCGGTGAGGTCACCGATCTCTGATGCCCCTCCcaccctgccgccgcccatccCGACCGGCCCTCCACCTAGAGCCGCTCCGCCACCGGTGCCGATGCAGGCACCGCCCTCGGAAAAGCGTCGTTCCGTTGATGTTCCGCgggcagcgccgccgccgcctccatcggccagagacgacgacgaataCGATCCGTACAACTATTCCTCCCCAAAAGTGCCTTTCTCTCAGCGTACCCCGaagatcgaggaggaaggatATTTCCACCAGGACACTCCGCCTttgccgtcgccctcgctcACGAGAGCCCCGCCtcccgccccgccccccgcccctcccGGAGGCCGAGCGCGTCAGTCTTTGGATGTCTCCCGAGCATCCATGTCGCAACGGCGCTCCATGGATGCACACAGGCCATCCGTATCTGCAGAGTCCGGCTTCATCGCCAATGACATTGATCTGGCCAAGCAGAGTGGGTGGTGGCGCCAGGACAAGACGGTGCCCCCGGTGTTCCAGGGCAGACGAGACCTTTACTACGAGACGGACGATTCGACGTCGGGCTCTCACGTCACACGCACCATCTACGTACTCTTCCAAGACTACTCGCAGACGATCATCACTGTCGAATACGACCAGAACAGTGCAGCAGACGTGATGCTCGACCAGCGACACGACCCACCTCCGAGAGCGCTGCGTCAAGACGAGCTTGAGCAGTCGTATGAGCGGTTCGGACGGCCGATTTCCGAAGCGGTCACGTCCAAGAAGGAAACGGTTGTAGGCGACGGGACGCCGCAGGGCCTTGTCCAAGAGCTCTTGAAGCCATTTAACGATGCTCTCGCGCCCATTGGGTCCAGAGCGTATGGCGCGCTCGTCTATTCCAACATGGCCAACGCCTCGACGCAACAAAATGATCAGATCCGGCCCGGAGACATCATTTCCATTCGCAACGCTCGATTCCAGGGCAAGCACGGTCCCATGCACGCCAAGTACTCAATGGAGGTGGGCAAGCCCGAccacgtcgccgtcgtgtcGGAGTGGGACGGgaccaagaagaaggtcCGCGCCTGGGAGCAGGGTCGCGAGAGcaagaaggtcaaggtcgagaGTTTTaagctcgacgacctgcgtAGCGGCGAGGTTAAGATCTGGCGCGTGATGCCCCGGAGCTGGGTCGGGTGGAACAGCCCGTCGTCTTAG